Within the Spirochaetota bacterium genome, the region CCGCTTCCGGCTCGGTGAGGCCGAAGCAGCCGATGAGCTCGCCCTTGATGATGCCGGGCAGGTATTTCTTCTTCTGCGCCTCGGTGCCGAAGAGCTTCACCGGCACGCCGAAGAGGCCGCAGGAGGCCCCGCAGGAAAGGAAGGTGGAGGCGCAGGCCTTGGCCACTTCCTCGCCCGCTATGGCCTGGCTGATCAGGTCCAGGTTCGTCCCGCCGTAGGCTTCCTCGTGGCCCATGCCCAGGTAGCCCAGGTCGGCCAGTTTCTTTATATTCTCTTTTATAAGCTTATCAACTTCCGCGTGGGAGGCCTGGTCAAGGAGCTGGGCGCGGGGCTCGATCTCCTTAGAGCAGAACTTCCCGAAGTTCTCCTTTATCGATAGTTGTTCCGGTGTCATATCGTAGTTCATATTGTCATTCTCCTGTCTTGTGTATGGTTGTCCGGTTTCCGTTCCCCGAGCTAAAACATGCTCAGGATGCGGGAAATGATAAACCGTTGTACCTCAGAGGTACCGCCGCCGATCTGCGCCAGCTTGGCATCCCGCAGAAACTTCTCTATCGGGTAATCGTGGATGAAGCCGTACCCGCCGTATACCTGTACAGCTTCGCTCGCGGCCTTCAGGCCCCAGTCTCCCACGACCGCCTTCGCGATGGAAGTGTGCATGTGATTGAGGGGCTTTTTCGTGTCCTTGTCGTGGGCCACCCGGTACACCACCATCTTCGCCGCTTCCTTTATTATCTTCAGGTCGGCCAGCTTGTGCTGGATCGCCTGGAATTGGTTGATCGACTTCTCAAACTGTTTCCGCTCCTGGGAGTACTTGGTGCACTCCTCGATGGCGAACTGCATGCCGCCTATGAAGGGGGCCAGCAGGGCGCTGCGGTCCCAGGACAGGGTCTCGTGGGTGTATGCCATCCCCTTGCCGACCTCGCCGAGAAGGTTCTCTTCCGGAACCTCGCAGTTGTCCAGGAAAACTTCGGACGTGGTGGACGCACGCACTCCCATTTTATGAAAGGGCTCGCCCGTGGAAAAGCCCTTGAAGCCTTTCTCCACGATGAAGGCGGTGATGCCGTTCTGCTTCAGCTTTTTGTCCACCGTGGCGTAGACCACGCAGACTTCGCAAACCGGCGCGTTGGTGATGAAGGTCTTGGACCCGTTGAGGATCCACTTGTCGCCCTTCTTCACTGCCGAGGTCTGCAGCGATCCGGCGTCCGATCCCGCGCCCGGCTCGGTGAGGCCCATGCAGCCGATCCACTCGCCGCTGGCGAGTTTGGGTATGTATTTCTTCCTCTGGGCGTCATTCCCGTTCTTGAACAGCGTGTCCGTGCAGAGGTACGTGTGCGCGCCCAGGGCAAGCAGGTGCCCCTGGTCCACGCCGGCGTGGCCCAGGGCCTCGCCCGAAAGGCAGCAGGTCACGACATCGGCGCCGGAGCCGCCCAGTTCTTCCGGGAACGGCAGTCCGAGGAGGCCCATGCCGCCCAGCTTCGACCATATTTCTTTCGAGAACTCAGACTTAAGATCGGCCTGCTCGACGAGCGGCGCGATTTCTTTCTTGGCGAAACGATACACCGTCTCTCGAAACATCAATTGTTCTTCAGTAAATCCAAACTCCATTGCTTCCTCCTGTTAAACATGTAAAATCTTGAAAGGGTAGTCCCTCTTTCCCATAGTCTCGGCTCTATGCATTATCCCTTGCTTGCGAATCATCCAATTTTTCGGTTGATCATTCAACCAAATTGGCTTTGGGGCGAACCATTTCGGGCCCGCCGCCTTATTTCTTCTTGTATACCAAGTCATTAACCTGCTTCATGACCCTTTTTGTGATTTCCTCGAAATTGAAGGCGTTGTTGTCGATCACGTACTGGATTATCAGCCCCTGCAGGATCGATATGACGACTGCCGCGGTGAAATCAATGTCCATCTTCACGAAATATCCCTGATCGTAGCCCTCTTTCAGTATCTTGGATACTTCCTCGCGATAGCTCTTGAAAAGCTTGATGTTCGCGCGCTTCATGCGGTCGTTCTTATTGACCTGCGACCAGAAGTCGATGACGATATAGAAATAGTCCTTTTCACTCTCGACCAACCCGAAGGCCTGTTGCATGAAAATGGTGAGCTTTTCACGCGGATCATCGGTTTTGGTGATGGCCCGGTTGAGACCGACCAGCATGTTCCTGTTGATCTCCTTCAGCAGATTCAGCAGGAGGTCCTCTTTATTCTTGAAATAATAATGGACCAATCCGGTTGACAATCCCGCTTCACGGGCAATATCGCGTATCGTGAAATCGTAATAACCCTTCTGGCCCACGACCTTATAGGCGGCCCTGGTCAGCTGGTTCCGTCTCAGGTTAATTATATCGCTCTTACTCCGTTCATTCATAACTGCGCCGTATCCCCCAAAATTTTTTATATGCCCTCAAGGCCTTAGACTGTTATACAATACCTTGCTACTGCCCTTCGGTCCGCCGCTGACGTAACAACGCCCGTATCCCGGCACCATCAAGCTCATCAACGCTATCGCTCCATTCTTCGCCTGACACCCACCGGTCATGAGACTCGGCTGCGTACTCCGACAGGTACCGGTGTTCCTCATGGGGCTTTGTCCCGCCCATGAGCACCGCCGCGC harbors:
- a CDS encoding acyl-CoA dehydrogenase family protein gives rise to the protein MNYDMTPEQLSIKENFGKFCSKEIEPRAQLLDQASHAEVDKLIKENIKKLADLGYLGMGHEEAYGGTNLDLISQAIAGEEVAKACASTFLSCGASCGLFGVPVKLFGTEAQKKKYLPGIIKGELIGCFGLTEPEA
- a CDS encoding acyl-CoA dehydrogenase family protein, whose protein sequence is MEFGFTEEQLMFRETVYRFAKKEIAPLVEQADLKSEFSKEIWSKLGGMGLLGLPFPEELGGSGADVVTCCLSGEALGHAGVDQGHLLALGAHTYLCTDTLFKNGNDAQRKKYIPKLASGEWIGCMGLTEPGAGSDAGSLQTSAVKKGDKWILNGSKTFITNAPVCEVCVVYATVDKKLKQNGITAFIVEKGFKGFSTGEPFHKMGVRASTTSEVFLDNCEVPEENLLGEVGKGMAYTHETLSWDRSALLAPFIGGMQFAIEECTKYSQERKQFEKSINQFQAIQHKLADLKIIKEAAKMVVYRVAHDKDTKKPLNHMHTSIAKAVVGDWGLKAASEAVQVYGGYGFIHDYPIEKFLRDAKLAQIGGGTSEVQRFIISRILSMF
- a CDS encoding TetR/AcrR family transcriptional regulator, with amino-acid sequence MNERSKSDIINLRRNQLTRAAYKVVGQKGYYDFTIRDIAREAGLSTGLVHYYFKNKEDLLLNLLKEINRNMLVGLNRAITKTDDPREKLTIFMQQAFGLVESEKDYFYIVIDFWSQVNKNDRMKRANIKLFKSYREEVSKILKEGYDQGYFVKMDIDFTAAVVISILQGLIIQYVIDNNAFNFEEITKRVMKQVNDLVYKKK